The stretch of DNA AGTAAGTATACCGACCCTCTTTCTCACTCCCTAAAAGACCGCAATGCTGCATGAGTCGCAAATGTTCGGAAGCCATGTGGCTCGGAATCGAGCAAGACTCGGCCAATTCTCCGACGGAATATTTGCCAGCGAGCAGCATTTCCACCATCCGCAGTCGATGGGGGTGAGCCAGAATTCGCAATCGCTCAGCGATGCGGTCAAAAACTTCCGGATTTGTCCAAAGGGGACGTGGCGCACCCTCATTGGGCAGCGAGAAGGACATAAAGGGCCTTTCCTGTTCCATCATATTGGCAATTCGCATTGACCCGGCCCGTGGATCCTGCGGCTAATGATAGCATAATCATTGATTGTTGAAACGATCATTGTGGCAAAACTCATCGACTTTTGGATGTGACGATGCAATTTGAGGGTTTTGCTGCACGTTATCGGCTCCTAATATAACATATCGAATGAATTCAAAATTATGAACAAGTGTTAAATCCATGGCTTGCTTCAACTTGCAGCTGACTTTTCAGTAATCGAGCTTCTCTGATCAGCAAACGCTGCCACAGCGAGAAATGCCCAGCCAGCCAGAAATGCGACTCCACCGAGAGGTGTGATGGCACCCAGGACACGAACTCCTGAAAGCGTGAGTGCATACAGACTCCCCGAAAACAAAATCACACCCACCAGAAACATCCATCCTGCCCAGTTCAGCAGTCCAGCAGCGACGTGGCCACTCTGCTGCTTGACCAGAGCCCAGATGCCGACAGCCAGCAGGGCCAGGCCGTGGAACATCTGGTACTCCGCACCAGTCTTGAAATCCTGAAGATACTTGCGTGCCAGTGGAATCACTTCCCCCGCCACCTCACGCGTCTGCCCTGCGTAGACATTGGCAAAATGATCGGTCAGGGAATGAGCCGCAAACGCTCCCGTGCCCACACTCGTCCCGCAAATCATTGCACCGATGATCAACCACCATTGAGGTTTCATAAATGACCTTTATGTTCAGTAGTCTTCAATTCAAACAACCCGACTCCCGCAACTTTCTGCGACAGAGTCTTTCTTCGACTGCCGCCTGAACCAGTTTCTATTCTGCGCAGATTCCGTCCAATCGAACCACCCTATGGCTCTCCCGGGATGGCAAAGTTACAGTGGCCGGGACAATCACAGATCGACAACTCCGCTGACGAGAGCAACTTCATGAGTGACCTTCCGTT from Planctopirus ephydatiae encodes:
- a CDS encoding DUF423 domain-containing protein — translated: MKPQWWLIIGAMICGTSVGTGAFAAHSLTDHFANVYAGQTREVAGEVIPLARKYLQDFKTGAEYQMFHGLALLAVGIWALVKQQSGHVAAGLLNWAGWMFLVGVILFSGSLYALTLSGVRVLGAITPLGGVAFLAGWAFLAVAAFADQRSSITEKSAAS
- a CDS encoding ArsR/SmtB family transcription factor, giving the protein MSFSLPNEGAPRPLWTNPEVFDRIAERLRILAHPHRLRMVEMLLAGKYSVGELAESCSIPSHMASEHLRLMQHCGLLGSEKEGRYTYYRIAEPNLQRLLSCLKDQHLGMDEPGMVTHNSEPVASVSVESETRAATSDLQYPEDMVESHPLS